The Euphorbia lathyris chromosome 3, ddEupLath1.1, whole genome shotgun sequence genome contains a region encoding:
- the LOC136222014 gene encoding ubiquitin carboxyl-terminal hydrolase 8 isoform X1: MENGLTEAEYISDSTLQPDSDNDQRLYFVPYRWWKDALDSTILDESDGKRGILYTGTSASSYAGPMKLINNIFNSDLVLNLKKEEESLRNGEIGEVGVSGRDFALVQGDMWLKALKWHSDAKVASKSGKTFSAAEDDMCDVYPLQLRLSVQKDVNSLGVKISKKDNATELFRRACKIFSVDSEMLRIWDFSGQTTLFFINDMNKFFPKDCQRQSDLEILLELQVYGLSDKGKKDDAAAQYSNGSLSSGSSPLTNGSAGNNNIFLSNSASFFGKSGEAGSLGLTGLQNLGNTCFMNSAIQCLAHTPKLVDYFIGDYCREINHDNPLGMDGEIALAFGDLLRKLWAPGATPVAPRTFKSKLARFAPQFSGFNQHDSQELLAFLLDGLHEDLNRVKSKPYVEAKDGDGRLDEEVADEYWRNHVARNDSIIVDICQGQYKSTLVCPICKKVSVTFDPFMYLSLPLPSTNTRTMTLSVVSSDGSSQPSPYTIAVPKYGKCEDLTQALSIACSLGSDESLLVAEVYNSRIIRYLEEQADSLSLIRDGDRLVAFRLKKDFNDFPLVVFMHQHTEEQYIHGKLASTCKAFGIPLVGAISDIVKGSDIRNLYLTLLAPFQKPADDMSRNCNTSKSTAVEEVTGMEDKNNSTLGGNASPSIGEGANSSLDSELDFYLTDEKGTVKHSKIVLDEPVAVTGMLKRLNVLVCWPEKQIEQYHAHFLSPLPEVFKSGSFAKKPQESVSLYKCLEAFLKEEPLGPDDMWFCPSCKQHCQASKKLDLWRLPEILVIHLKRFSYTRYMKNKLEAYVDFPVDDLDLSTYISYKNGELSHCYMLYAISNHYGSMGGGHYTAFVHHGGDRWYDFDDSQVHPIGQENIKTSAAYVLFYRRVVHY; this comes from the exons ATGGAGAACGGTCTAACCGAAGCCGAATATATCTCTGATTCAACTCTTCAACCCGACTCCGACAATGACCAGCGACTCTATTTTGTCCCCTACAG GTGGTGGAAAGATGCACTAGATTCCACGATATTGGATGAATCAGATGGGAAGAGAGGGATTCTGTACACAGGGACTTCAGCTTCTTCGTATGCGGGTCCAATGAAGCTCATCAACAACATATTTAACTCGGATCTTGTATTGAatttaaagaaagaagaagaatctTTGCGGAATGGTGAAATTGGTGAAGTGGGGGTTTCAGGGCGGGATTTTGCATTGGTCCAGGGAGACATGTGGTTGAAGGCACTGAAATG GCATAGTGATGCTAAAGTTGCGTCCAAGAGTGGAAAAACATTTTCTGCTGCTGAAGATGATATGTGTGATGTCTATCCTTTACAACTGAGGCTTTCTGTGCAAAAAGATGTGAATTCGTTAGGTGTGAAAATTAGCAAAAAG gACAATGCAACCGAGCTTTTCAGAAGAGCATGCAAGATATTTAGTGTTGATTCCGAGATG CTACGAATCTGGGACTTTTCTGGGCAAACAACTCTATTCTTCATAAATGACATGAATAAGTTCTTCCCAAAAGATTGTCAGCGACAGTCGGATCTAGAG ATTCTTCTGGAGTTACAAGTTTATGGATTGTCCGATAAAGGGAAAAAGGATGATGCTGCTGCACAATATTCTAATGGATCACTTTCCTCTGGATCTTCACCTTTGACTAATGGTAGTGCTGGCAACAACAATATTTTTCTTAGTAATTCTGCATCATTCTTTGGAAAATCTGGAGAAGCTGGTTCTTTAGGATTGACAGGATTGCAGAATCTTGGAAATACTTGCTTCATGAACAGTGCCATTCAGTGCCTAGCACACACTCCTAAGCTTGTAGACTACTTTATTGGAGATTATTGCAGAGAAATAAATCATGACAACCCATTGGGCATGGAT GGTGAGATTGCCTTAGCTTTTGGGGATTTATTGAGAAAGTTATGGGCTCCTGGCGCTACTCCTGTGGCACCACGAACATTCAAGTCAAAGCTTGCTAGATTTGCTCCTCAATTCAGTGGCTTTAATCAACATGATTCTCAG GAACTCCTTGCTTTCTTGTTGGATGGACTCCATGAGGATCTTAATCGTGTAAAATCCAAGCCTTATGTAGAAGCGAAGGATGGGGATGGTAGACTAGATGAAGAGGTTGCTGATGAATATTGGAGGAATCATGTGGCTCGCAACGACTCTATTATTGTTGATATCTGCCAA GGTCAATATAAATCAACACTAGTCTGTCCTATTTGCAAGAAGGTATCAGTTACATTTGATCCATTCATGTATTTATCTCTACCTCTTCCTTCGACGAATACACGAACGATGACTTTGAGTGTTGTGAGTTCTGATGGGAGTAGTCAGCCATCTCCATATACAATTGCCGTTCCAAAGTATGGAAAATGTGAAGATCTTACCCAGGCCTTAAGCATTGCATGTTCTTTAGGGAGTGATGAGTCACTATTGGTTGCCGAG GTATACAATAGCCGCATTATACGATATCTAGAGGAGCAAGCTGATTCTTTGTCATTAATTAGAGATGGTGACCGACTAGTTGCTTTTCGGTTAAAGAAAGACTTCAATGATTTTCCTTTGGTTGTATTTATGCATCAGCATACGGAGGA GCAGTACATCCATGGAAAACTTGCTTCAACTTGCAAGGCATTTGGAATTCCTCTTGTTGGAGCAATTAGTGATATTGTTAAAGGATCAGACATTCGCAACTTGTATCTGACATTACTTGCTCCATTTCAAAAACCTGCTGATGATATGTCGAGGAATTGCAATACTTCTAAGAGCACTGCAGTTGAAGAAGTTACAGGAATGGAGGATAAGAATAATTCCACTTTAGGTGGAAATGCTAGTCCCTCCATTGGAGAAGGGGCCAATTCTTCCTTAGATTCTGAACTAGACTTTTATTTAACTGATGAGAAGGGGACAGTTAAACATTCCAAGATAGTATTGGATGAGCCAGTAGCAGTGACAGGAATGCTGAAACGATTGAATGTTCTTGTGTGTTGGCCAGAAAAACAAATTGAACAGTATCATGCACACTTTCTCAGCCCATTACCTGAGGTTTTCAAGTCTGGCTCTTTTGCAAAGAAACCTCAGGAATCTGTTTCTCTGTACAAGTGTCTCGAAGCATTTTTGAAGGAGGAGCCACTTGGACCAGATGATATGTG GTTCTGTCCAAGTTGCAAGCAGCACTGTCAAGCCAGTAAAAAGTTAGATCTTTGGAGACTTCCAGAGATTCTGGTTATTCATCTAAAGAGGTTCTCATATACCCGATATATGAAGAACAAACTTGAAGCATATGTTGATTTCCCGGTTGATGATCTTGATTTGTCAACTTACATTTCTTACAAGAATGGTGAATTATCTCATTGCTACATGCTTTATGCTATAAGTAATCACTATGGAAGCATGGGAGGTGGTCATTACACTGCCTTTGTCCAT CATGGGGGTGATCGGTGGTATGATTTCGATGATAGTCAAGTTCACCCAATTGGCCAGGAGAACATAAAGACTTCAGCTGCATATGTTCTTTTTTACAGAAGAGTAGTACATTATTGA
- the LOC136222014 gene encoding ubiquitin carboxyl-terminal hydrolase 8 isoform X2 — MWWKDALDSTILDESDGKRGILYTGTSASSYAGPMKLINNIFNSDLVLNLKKEEESLRNGEIGEVGVSGRDFALVQGDMWLKALKWHSDAKVASKSGKTFSAAEDDMCDVYPLQLRLSVQKDVNSLGVKISKKDNATELFRRACKIFSVDSEMLRIWDFSGQTTLFFINDMNKFFPKDCQRQSDLEILLELQVYGLSDKGKKDDAAAQYSNGSLSSGSSPLTNGSAGNNNIFLSNSASFFGKSGEAGSLGLTGLQNLGNTCFMNSAIQCLAHTPKLVDYFIGDYCREINHDNPLGMDGEIALAFGDLLRKLWAPGATPVAPRTFKSKLARFAPQFSGFNQHDSQELLAFLLDGLHEDLNRVKSKPYVEAKDGDGRLDEEVADEYWRNHVARNDSIIVDICQGQYKSTLVCPICKKVSVTFDPFMYLSLPLPSTNTRTMTLSVVSSDGSSQPSPYTIAVPKYGKCEDLTQALSIACSLGSDESLLVAEVYNSRIIRYLEEQADSLSLIRDGDRLVAFRLKKDFNDFPLVVFMHQHTEEQYIHGKLASTCKAFGIPLVGAISDIVKGSDIRNLYLTLLAPFQKPADDMSRNCNTSKSTAVEEVTGMEDKNNSTLGGNASPSIGEGANSSLDSELDFYLTDEKGTVKHSKIVLDEPVAVTGMLKRLNVLVCWPEKQIEQYHAHFLSPLPEVFKSGSFAKKPQESVSLYKCLEAFLKEEPLGPDDMWFCPSCKQHCQASKKLDLWRLPEILVIHLKRFSYTRYMKNKLEAYVDFPVDDLDLSTYISYKNGELSHCYMLYAISNHYGSMGGGHYTAFVHHGGDRWYDFDDSQVHPIGQENIKTSAAYVLFYRRVVHY, encoded by the exons AT GTGGTGGAAAGATGCACTAGATTCCACGATATTGGATGAATCAGATGGGAAGAGAGGGATTCTGTACACAGGGACTTCAGCTTCTTCGTATGCGGGTCCAATGAAGCTCATCAACAACATATTTAACTCGGATCTTGTATTGAatttaaagaaagaagaagaatctTTGCGGAATGGTGAAATTGGTGAAGTGGGGGTTTCAGGGCGGGATTTTGCATTGGTCCAGGGAGACATGTGGTTGAAGGCACTGAAATG GCATAGTGATGCTAAAGTTGCGTCCAAGAGTGGAAAAACATTTTCTGCTGCTGAAGATGATATGTGTGATGTCTATCCTTTACAACTGAGGCTTTCTGTGCAAAAAGATGTGAATTCGTTAGGTGTGAAAATTAGCAAAAAG gACAATGCAACCGAGCTTTTCAGAAGAGCATGCAAGATATTTAGTGTTGATTCCGAGATG CTACGAATCTGGGACTTTTCTGGGCAAACAACTCTATTCTTCATAAATGACATGAATAAGTTCTTCCCAAAAGATTGTCAGCGACAGTCGGATCTAGAG ATTCTTCTGGAGTTACAAGTTTATGGATTGTCCGATAAAGGGAAAAAGGATGATGCTGCTGCACAATATTCTAATGGATCACTTTCCTCTGGATCTTCACCTTTGACTAATGGTAGTGCTGGCAACAACAATATTTTTCTTAGTAATTCTGCATCATTCTTTGGAAAATCTGGAGAAGCTGGTTCTTTAGGATTGACAGGATTGCAGAATCTTGGAAATACTTGCTTCATGAACAGTGCCATTCAGTGCCTAGCACACACTCCTAAGCTTGTAGACTACTTTATTGGAGATTATTGCAGAGAAATAAATCATGACAACCCATTGGGCATGGAT GGTGAGATTGCCTTAGCTTTTGGGGATTTATTGAGAAAGTTATGGGCTCCTGGCGCTACTCCTGTGGCACCACGAACATTCAAGTCAAAGCTTGCTAGATTTGCTCCTCAATTCAGTGGCTTTAATCAACATGATTCTCAG GAACTCCTTGCTTTCTTGTTGGATGGACTCCATGAGGATCTTAATCGTGTAAAATCCAAGCCTTATGTAGAAGCGAAGGATGGGGATGGTAGACTAGATGAAGAGGTTGCTGATGAATATTGGAGGAATCATGTGGCTCGCAACGACTCTATTATTGTTGATATCTGCCAA GGTCAATATAAATCAACACTAGTCTGTCCTATTTGCAAGAAGGTATCAGTTACATTTGATCCATTCATGTATTTATCTCTACCTCTTCCTTCGACGAATACACGAACGATGACTTTGAGTGTTGTGAGTTCTGATGGGAGTAGTCAGCCATCTCCATATACAATTGCCGTTCCAAAGTATGGAAAATGTGAAGATCTTACCCAGGCCTTAAGCATTGCATGTTCTTTAGGGAGTGATGAGTCACTATTGGTTGCCGAG GTATACAATAGCCGCATTATACGATATCTAGAGGAGCAAGCTGATTCTTTGTCATTAATTAGAGATGGTGACCGACTAGTTGCTTTTCGGTTAAAGAAAGACTTCAATGATTTTCCTTTGGTTGTATTTATGCATCAGCATACGGAGGA GCAGTACATCCATGGAAAACTTGCTTCAACTTGCAAGGCATTTGGAATTCCTCTTGTTGGAGCAATTAGTGATATTGTTAAAGGATCAGACATTCGCAACTTGTATCTGACATTACTTGCTCCATTTCAAAAACCTGCTGATGATATGTCGAGGAATTGCAATACTTCTAAGAGCACTGCAGTTGAAGAAGTTACAGGAATGGAGGATAAGAATAATTCCACTTTAGGTGGAAATGCTAGTCCCTCCATTGGAGAAGGGGCCAATTCTTCCTTAGATTCTGAACTAGACTTTTATTTAACTGATGAGAAGGGGACAGTTAAACATTCCAAGATAGTATTGGATGAGCCAGTAGCAGTGACAGGAATGCTGAAACGATTGAATGTTCTTGTGTGTTGGCCAGAAAAACAAATTGAACAGTATCATGCACACTTTCTCAGCCCATTACCTGAGGTTTTCAAGTCTGGCTCTTTTGCAAAGAAACCTCAGGAATCTGTTTCTCTGTACAAGTGTCTCGAAGCATTTTTGAAGGAGGAGCCACTTGGACCAGATGATATGTG GTTCTGTCCAAGTTGCAAGCAGCACTGTCAAGCCAGTAAAAAGTTAGATCTTTGGAGACTTCCAGAGATTCTGGTTATTCATCTAAAGAGGTTCTCATATACCCGATATATGAAGAACAAACTTGAAGCATATGTTGATTTCCCGGTTGATGATCTTGATTTGTCAACTTACATTTCTTACAAGAATGGTGAATTATCTCATTGCTACATGCTTTATGCTATAAGTAATCACTATGGAAGCATGGGAGGTGGTCATTACACTGCCTTTGTCCAT CATGGGGGTGATCGGTGGTATGATTTCGATGATAGTCAAGTTCACCCAATTGGCCAGGAGAACATAAAGACTTCAGCTGCATATGTTCTTTTTTACAGAAGAGTAGTACATTATTGA
- the LOC136222014 gene encoding ubiquitin carboxyl-terminal hydrolase 8 isoform X3: MKLINNIFNSDLVLNLKKEEESLRNGEIGEVGVSGRDFALVQGDMWLKALKWHSDAKVASKSGKTFSAAEDDMCDVYPLQLRLSVQKDVNSLGVKISKKDNATELFRRACKIFSVDSEMLRIWDFSGQTTLFFINDMNKFFPKDCQRQSDLEILLELQVYGLSDKGKKDDAAAQYSNGSLSSGSSPLTNGSAGNNNIFLSNSASFFGKSGEAGSLGLTGLQNLGNTCFMNSAIQCLAHTPKLVDYFIGDYCREINHDNPLGMDGEIALAFGDLLRKLWAPGATPVAPRTFKSKLARFAPQFSGFNQHDSQELLAFLLDGLHEDLNRVKSKPYVEAKDGDGRLDEEVADEYWRNHVARNDSIIVDICQGQYKSTLVCPICKKVSVTFDPFMYLSLPLPSTNTRTMTLSVVSSDGSSQPSPYTIAVPKYGKCEDLTQALSIACSLGSDESLLVAEVYNSRIIRYLEEQADSLSLIRDGDRLVAFRLKKDFNDFPLVVFMHQHTEEQYIHGKLASTCKAFGIPLVGAISDIVKGSDIRNLYLTLLAPFQKPADDMSRNCNTSKSTAVEEVTGMEDKNNSTLGGNASPSIGEGANSSLDSELDFYLTDEKGTVKHSKIVLDEPVAVTGMLKRLNVLVCWPEKQIEQYHAHFLSPLPEVFKSGSFAKKPQESVSLYKCLEAFLKEEPLGPDDMWFCPSCKQHCQASKKLDLWRLPEILVIHLKRFSYTRYMKNKLEAYVDFPVDDLDLSTYISYKNGELSHCYMLYAISNHYGSMGGGHYTAFVHHGGDRWYDFDDSQVHPIGQENIKTSAAYVLFYRRVVHY; the protein is encoded by the exons ATGAAGCTCATCAACAACATATTTAACTCGGATCTTGTATTGAatttaaagaaagaagaagaatctTTGCGGAATGGTGAAATTGGTGAAGTGGGGGTTTCAGGGCGGGATTTTGCATTGGTCCAGGGAGACATGTGGTTGAAGGCACTGAAATG GCATAGTGATGCTAAAGTTGCGTCCAAGAGTGGAAAAACATTTTCTGCTGCTGAAGATGATATGTGTGATGTCTATCCTTTACAACTGAGGCTTTCTGTGCAAAAAGATGTGAATTCGTTAGGTGTGAAAATTAGCAAAAAG gACAATGCAACCGAGCTTTTCAGAAGAGCATGCAAGATATTTAGTGTTGATTCCGAGATG CTACGAATCTGGGACTTTTCTGGGCAAACAACTCTATTCTTCATAAATGACATGAATAAGTTCTTCCCAAAAGATTGTCAGCGACAGTCGGATCTAGAG ATTCTTCTGGAGTTACAAGTTTATGGATTGTCCGATAAAGGGAAAAAGGATGATGCTGCTGCACAATATTCTAATGGATCACTTTCCTCTGGATCTTCACCTTTGACTAATGGTAGTGCTGGCAACAACAATATTTTTCTTAGTAATTCTGCATCATTCTTTGGAAAATCTGGAGAAGCTGGTTCTTTAGGATTGACAGGATTGCAGAATCTTGGAAATACTTGCTTCATGAACAGTGCCATTCAGTGCCTAGCACACACTCCTAAGCTTGTAGACTACTTTATTGGAGATTATTGCAGAGAAATAAATCATGACAACCCATTGGGCATGGAT GGTGAGATTGCCTTAGCTTTTGGGGATTTATTGAGAAAGTTATGGGCTCCTGGCGCTACTCCTGTGGCACCACGAACATTCAAGTCAAAGCTTGCTAGATTTGCTCCTCAATTCAGTGGCTTTAATCAACATGATTCTCAG GAACTCCTTGCTTTCTTGTTGGATGGACTCCATGAGGATCTTAATCGTGTAAAATCCAAGCCTTATGTAGAAGCGAAGGATGGGGATGGTAGACTAGATGAAGAGGTTGCTGATGAATATTGGAGGAATCATGTGGCTCGCAACGACTCTATTATTGTTGATATCTGCCAA GGTCAATATAAATCAACACTAGTCTGTCCTATTTGCAAGAAGGTATCAGTTACATTTGATCCATTCATGTATTTATCTCTACCTCTTCCTTCGACGAATACACGAACGATGACTTTGAGTGTTGTGAGTTCTGATGGGAGTAGTCAGCCATCTCCATATACAATTGCCGTTCCAAAGTATGGAAAATGTGAAGATCTTACCCAGGCCTTAAGCATTGCATGTTCTTTAGGGAGTGATGAGTCACTATTGGTTGCCGAG GTATACAATAGCCGCATTATACGATATCTAGAGGAGCAAGCTGATTCTTTGTCATTAATTAGAGATGGTGACCGACTAGTTGCTTTTCGGTTAAAGAAAGACTTCAATGATTTTCCTTTGGTTGTATTTATGCATCAGCATACGGAGGA GCAGTACATCCATGGAAAACTTGCTTCAACTTGCAAGGCATTTGGAATTCCTCTTGTTGGAGCAATTAGTGATATTGTTAAAGGATCAGACATTCGCAACTTGTATCTGACATTACTTGCTCCATTTCAAAAACCTGCTGATGATATGTCGAGGAATTGCAATACTTCTAAGAGCACTGCAGTTGAAGAAGTTACAGGAATGGAGGATAAGAATAATTCCACTTTAGGTGGAAATGCTAGTCCCTCCATTGGAGAAGGGGCCAATTCTTCCTTAGATTCTGAACTAGACTTTTATTTAACTGATGAGAAGGGGACAGTTAAACATTCCAAGATAGTATTGGATGAGCCAGTAGCAGTGACAGGAATGCTGAAACGATTGAATGTTCTTGTGTGTTGGCCAGAAAAACAAATTGAACAGTATCATGCACACTTTCTCAGCCCATTACCTGAGGTTTTCAAGTCTGGCTCTTTTGCAAAGAAACCTCAGGAATCTGTTTCTCTGTACAAGTGTCTCGAAGCATTTTTGAAGGAGGAGCCACTTGGACCAGATGATATGTG GTTCTGTCCAAGTTGCAAGCAGCACTGTCAAGCCAGTAAAAAGTTAGATCTTTGGAGACTTCCAGAGATTCTGGTTATTCATCTAAAGAGGTTCTCATATACCCGATATATGAAGAACAAACTTGAAGCATATGTTGATTTCCCGGTTGATGATCTTGATTTGTCAACTTACATTTCTTACAAGAATGGTGAATTATCTCATTGCTACATGCTTTATGCTATAAGTAATCACTATGGAAGCATGGGAGGTGGTCATTACACTGCCTTTGTCCAT CATGGGGGTGATCGGTGGTATGATTTCGATGATAGTCAAGTTCACCCAATTGGCCAGGAGAACATAAAGACTTCAGCTGCATATGTTCTTTTTTACAGAAGAGTAGTACATTATTGA